DNA sequence from the Amycolatopsis sp. Hca4 genome:
GAGATCTCCAGCGCCGCCTTGACGAGGTTGCGGTAGAAGACCATGTGCAGGTTCTCGTCCGTGGACACCCGGGTGAGCAGCTTCTCGGCCAGCGGGTCCTGGGTGTAGCGGCCGGTGTTGCGGTGCGAGAGCCGGGTCGCCAGCTCCTGGAAGGAGACGTACGCGCAGACGTTGAGCAGCGGCTTGTCGTCGGTGTCGTAGCCGGCCTGCATGGTCTCCATCCGCATCCGCTCCAGCTCGACGGGGTCGACGGCGCGGGTGACCAGCAGGTAGTCGCGGATGCAGATGCCGTGGCGGCCCTCTTCGGCCGTCCACCGGTGCACCCAGGTGCCCCACGCGCCGTCGCGGCCGAACGCGCGCTCGATCTCGCGGTGGTAGCTGGGCAGGTTGTCCTCGGTGAGCAGGTTGACTTCGAGGGCCGTCCGCGCGATCGGGCTCACCCGGGACTGCTCCGGGGCCCAGGCCTCCCCGCCCAGGTCGGCGAAGTCCCGCCCCTGGCTCCACGGGACGTACTCGTGCGGCATCCACTCCTGGGCGGCGGCGAGGTGCCGGTTGAGGTTCTCCTCGACCGTGCCTTCCAGT
Encoded proteins:
- a CDS encoding acyl-ACP desaturase, which translates into the protein MPVPETTRLLHELEGTVEENLNRHLAAAQEWMPHEYVPWSQGRDFADLGGEAWAPEQSRVSPIARTALEVNLLTEDNLPSYHREIERAFGRDGAWGTWVHRWTAEEGRHGICIRDYLLVTRAVDPVELERMRMETMQAGYDTDDKPLLNVCAYVSFQELATRLSHRNTGRYTQDPLAEKLLTRVSTDENLHMVFYRNLVKAALEISPDAMMRAITDEVLCFAMPGAVIPSFARKAALIAKAGIYDLRIHHDDVVQPLLRYWKVFDLTGLGPVGEAAREELATFLKGLDTQASRFEERRDAAAARRAARGIVEA